GGAAGAGCAACAATGGTTAGAATTGCAGTGTGTTGGAATAAGCGGTGGGAGGCATAGCTACTCACCTCCTTCTGGAAATCGTTGAATTCCTTCTCCTTGTTGGATTTGAGCTGTTCGATCTCTTTTGATGCTTCGCTGCGGGCATCCTTGAGCTTCTGAGTTCGGTCTGAGGTGGACAAGGATGGGTGGGGGATGTAGAACAGAGAGGAATAGAAGTTCCAGCAACGTAAGCGAACTGATGGTGCGCAACATGTGCGAATGGTATTGCGATGGTGCATGGAAGTTGTGATAGCGAAAGTGTCTGTGCTGGCGTGTGATTGTCTACTTACAAGTTCGTGCCTTCTGGACGATCTTTGCGGCCTCCTTTTCGGCTTCAAGGAGGGTCTGGATACCCTGTGATTGCTGTGCGGCCTGCATGGAACAAGTTGGTGATTGGGACGGACCAAAGGTTGAAGCAAAGGAGTGGTGAGCGCTTATGGCGTGTATGGATTTAGGGGCGGAGTGGAGCCGTGCTATTGTTGACGGTATTGCAGCGAGTGTATGATGCTTACCATCTTGAGTGTGCTCGTTGAATGACAAAATGCGATCGATGGTGATGCCGAGAAGCTGATGATATATCGGTGGAGGGCGATGGTTATCAGAGAGTTGAAATTCGGCTTCCGTGTTCGTGGTACACGAGTGTTGTCAGAGGGGCATTTTGCTCCTGCGTTGCATCCGTGCGCCTGCCAAGCTGAACTCACAACTAGGCGATCTTGTTCTAGATGGACGATTCGCAATTGTCTCTGCCCGATCTGGTCGCATCCGATTGAAACTGTCTACGgttgactcgtgacttgggCTATTCACAGTTCACTTAAGTTAAATAAAATAGTTAGCAACGAGACTCGCAACTTTCTAACAAACAGGCCAACTCAACCATGAAGGAGTAAACCGTCGACGGTCGTGAACAagccaaacacgaaacagAAAAATCACTCacaagagagagagagagagagacgtGAGAAAGACAGACACACTCACCACGACTCACGTTCAGCAAAATAACTTTTCAGAACAGTCCCCCATCacggaatcgtgaatcacgaatcaatcgtgaatgttgagAAtattcaatcacgaatatttTCAAGTCAGACCGGgcgagtgacgagtgagTGGGACGCCGGGTTGGTCGagattcgtaattcgtaattcgtaATTCAGCAGGTTCACACGAGCAACCCGAACTCATCATGACTTACTTGTTCCTGAGTCGAACCGCACAgacttgctgctcgcttcaccaccattcacgattgctccGGCTTTCCTTGCTCCTACACATACACTCACTTTTCTCAACTATCCACAATCCGCTGTTCGTCCCAAATCGCTCGTGTGCAGGGTTTTGCTGACGGTGACGACTCCTTGGACTGTACACTCGAGTTTACGCATCCGACCAAGATCGCAGTCAACCAATCTGACCGTGTCGCCGTCATCAGCGTCTTTTGATCTACTGGGCACAATTTTGTCATTATCCATCGCCAATGCCTGTTGCAACGTAATCCGGCTCATAAGATTCACCTTTGAGTCGCTGCCCATCTGCTACGAGCACGCCAAGTCGTCTAGGCAACTTCGGTCATTAGCGGACAGTCCATTCATCACCACTCCCAGCTGGCATCCTTGACACTCACCGAATTGGGCTGCTAGCAATAGCTTCGTCACTATCACCAGAGAACATGGCAGCTCCGGCCAACACCGACGCTCTTGGCTTGCTGAGCGCCGCTCTCAACTCGTCCGACAAGCAAGATGAAGCGCGTCACCTCTCCGAGCTTCACAATCTTTTAAAATTACAACCTGGCAACATACCGATCCTTTTACCGTCCCTCATTTCTCTCTTGCCCAAAGCAAGCACGTCGCTTAGAACATGGATTGCCCAAGTCATGGACCTCGCCTTCTGTCGGCCCGCCCTCTCGCAAGACACAAAGGCCACTCTCGCAGTGCATGCACCTGAAGCCATCCTGTTGCTCATCAAAGATCGGGATCCGCGTCTCGCCAAGATTGCTGCACAGTGTTTTGCCAGCATGTATCCTGTCCTTTTCCGACTTGTCTGCAACGACCGCGCAAAGTCTAATCTCTGGCAGACCGTACAAGCCATCAAGGCACAGGTTGTGCATCTCTTCGACCACGGAAGTCAAGGTGCAAAGCTCGCCGTCATCAAGTGCTACCAGCGCATCGTTCAAACCCAGTCGCGCGCATCCTCGgatcctcgagctcagctcagGAACGATGTCAGCCTCAGTAGCGTTCCAACATCACATCCTTTCCTCAATGCTGCCAGcctggaagaagagggcAACCGTCTCTTTGCCCAAATCGTCACCTTGATTTTCACAAGCGACGTCACCGACCTCATCATGGCCTCGGTCAACTCGTTGGCGATCCTCGCCAAGGCGCGTCCCCAGCTCGGTTCTGTCATCCTGCGCGCCATGACTACATGGACTCCGGCCAGCCTCACCAACCTCTCCCACACCCAAATACGCAACGTTGAGAAAACGGTTCGCGTGTTTTATCTTCACTGCAGGCGTTTCCAGCTCGCTGGTCCCGAGGCTACTGCAATTCAAAAGGCTCTTGAaacgcagcagcgtcgtATGGAGGAGGGCGCCAAGGCGTACCAAGCACAGAAGGAGGCCGAAGCCAAGCGAAAGcgcgagcagatcgacggAGAGCTCGAAGACACCAAAAgaatcaagctcgagcatcaTCAACAAGGTCAGGCAGAGGCATCTGCAtttgcatctgcatcccAACAAAATcatccagcagcaggcgaAGCTTTCCGCTACGCTTCCGTCAAGACAACAGGCGGGGTTGAGCGCAACCCTCTCGCCGCTTTCGATGTCCAGACGCTTCCCCTTGCGCTCGTCATTGacctcatcatcgccaATCTGCAAGCGCTCTCTGATCACGATCTCCAAACTGCCATTGCTAACATGCGCGCTAACTTGCCTCCGGACGCTTTCGCATCGCTGCAGCCAATACAATCTTCTGCAGGTCAAACACAAatgccaccaccgccgGGTCCTGCTCCAGGTCCTGCTCCAGGTCCACCGCCGCGACCGCCTCCCACGAACACAGTTCCAACAATAGCCAATGGCGACGGTACAACAGCATACGTCAAAACCGAGACAAACCCAGAAGACAGCACAAGTCTGGATGCTGCCAAAGATATCGTTCAGGACCCTCTCCAGATGGACatggcagaggcagaggaggaTCTCGAAGCATTGGAAGCAAGCGGTCGCGAAAGGAAACATCGACGCGGTGCGCAGACAGCagaggaggatgaagaagaagaagaagaagagggagaaggagaaggagaagaaggagaggAAGGAGACGAACTTTCGTTGGCGGTCATCGAGAACTTTGCACTTGCACCACCAGAGTATCTCTCCCTCAGCGAATCCGACACCCTCATCAAAGATACAATTGCGAGAATATGCGACTTTGgctcgtctgcatcgtcagcaCTTGACGCCAGTCCAGCTGTACAGTCTGAAGCAGCTTCTCAGGCGCTTTGGTCTTCTTTGGTCATCCGTCTCGCGACACGCGGGTTTGCTGAGCCGCCTTATCCTGACATGGAATCATCGATGCAACCCCAGCCGAAGATTGTGGGTGGACTCGAGCCGACGCGAACACTCTCTGCACAGGCCGACATTATTCGCACCTTGATGCTCGAATTCGCCAAGGCTGACTTTGCGCGTCGTACGCGATTTGTTGTCTCATGGATGGCAGAAGAATGGTTCTGCGATCGAGTTCATCGAAAGCAAGCTGCCTCAGCTGGCATCGCAAGCAAAGATCAATATCCGATAtggctcgagaagctcgtgCAAGCGTGGATTCCCACCATTGATGCAAAAGACCGTTCGCTTGCCAAATTTCTTGCTGACCTGCCTGAAATCCCACCTACAGTGCTCGATCTTGTGGCAGCGCTTAGCAAGGACAAGGTGAAGATGGTAGCGGGCATGTCGACGTTGCAAGACATTTGCATCTCGCGTCCTGCGCTGCGTGATCAGTCGGCGCAAAAGCTGCTGCAATTGACCAGGACGAGCGACCGAAGTACGAGGGCTCGAGCGATTATTGCGATCAAGCAGTGCGCGGTTGCGAATACGACTCTCGAAGCTACGATTCTGGCTTTTGCTCGTAGCAACTTGGATGTGCTGATCGAAACTCCGCAGCCGGCGGAGGCGGCGGAAaccgaggaggagcaggccGAAGGAAAGACGACGACCGACGCCAATGGCGCGAACGGATATATAAAACCAGACGAAGATGCTTCGAAGAGCACGCTCGCAGACGTCGCCcaagaggaggagcagcCAGAATCCACACATCCGACCAACACCGAGGACGTGCTCCGCTTTGTCGAACTGCCATTCTCCTTGTGCACCAAGATCCccgacatgctcgacgagatcttCCTCGCGTATCCACGCACACCTCGGTTCGTTCAGCAAGCCATCGAGACACACATTGTGCAGCTCATCCGTGCACTCGGACCATCGCATCCGCGACTTGTCACGTTGCTGCGCAACTTTCCCGCTGGCGCCGACTCGCTGGCGCTGTGCATCCTCAAGACGCTGACCGAGAAATCTCGCACGCCGGCGATTGTTGAGCTGGTGAAGGAGTTGGTGGATTCGCGAGATGTGGATCCGCGCTTCCTGGTGCCCATCATGGCAGATCTGGACAAGGCCGAGATCATGAAGCGCTTGCCGCGCGTGGTGACGATTCTTGCATCGAGAGCACCCGAGGACCGGGCATTGATCAAGTCTGTTTTCCAGAGTATCGTCCAGATGCCGCCGCAAGGGTTTGGCTCAGTATCTTCCAATCTACCACGCGTGCGATCGACCGAGCTTCTCACGCCGGTGGAGCTGATGGGTCTGCTCCACAATTCGGAACGAGAGATCGGGCTCAAGAATACGGTCGCCGCCATCCAGATTTGTTTTAGCATGACCGACGTCTATCGGTCCGAGGTACTGGCTGCGGTGCTCAATCAGATTGCAGAGGAGCCTTCGCTGCCGATGCTCTTCATGCGCACGGTGATCATGGCCGTGTCGACGTACAAGTCGCTCTCGGGCTATGTGGCGAGGAATTTGCTGTCGAGATTGATTACCAAGAAGATCTGGTTGAACGGTCCGTTATGGGACGGCTTTATTCTGTGTGCTAAGCAGACGgcgccgagcagctttggTGCGTTGATTCAGCTGCCACGCGAGCAGTTGAGGGAGGTGGTAGGTAGGCAGCCCGAGTTGAGGACCGGATTGGTGGAGTACTTGACCGGAAAGGCGGGTGGCAATCGGGCCAGGTTGGCGAGTTTTATGGACATGCTGGGTCCAGAGCCGGGCAGTGCTGATGCGGACGCGGCGGCGGCGCGCGAGGACCCCCGCGATCCATCTGCGTAGTTGCCCTCTACCCGTGTGGTTGTTTCTGCAGAAATGCTCCGATTGCTGTCTATTGCATGTCCGCTATGATTCCATCATGCCAGAACTTCCTTGCCAAGATGCATATCATGCTTGCAGACCGACTTGTAAAACACCGCGGTTTTCGTTTTGACCACTATCCCGATCACATTCAGAATCCACGATAACGTCACAAAGCGATCACATCAACCACGAATATCACTCGATCCCAAACCGCGCACGTGTTTGGACGTACGTGCGtcttgcatctgctgccTGATCCAGGTCGGGTCGCTCTGATGCAACACACGTAGGACGTATCCCAAAAACGACAgagtcagtcgtgagtgtttgTGCGAGGACCGTCCTCGCTTCAGAAAGAAACAcgcgtgaatcgtgattgtcgagCAGTGCTTCCGTTTCAGACTGCGTCATGTCAAGTACGTGCAAGTTGCAGAACTTGTGCAGCCTCGTCTACTCAGCATCAAACCCAAATTCAGTATAGTTTActtaatcacgaatcatccacgaaccacgaaccacaaTCCACAATCCGCAATCCACATCGCGTATACTGTGAGAGAAAACACGCTGTGCCTTGACCGAGAAAATG
The Mycosarcoma maydis chromosome 14, whole genome shotgun sequence DNA segment above includes these coding regions:
- a CDS encoding putative vacuolar atp synthase subunit g (vma-10), producing MAAQQSQGIQTLLEAEKEAAKIVQKARTYRTQKLKDARSEASKEIEQLKSNKEKEFNDFQKEHEGSTSSSQTTVDKETEQKLEELNKAFDANRDQVIAKLLDRVVDVKTELHRNLQLQQQKA
- a CDS encoding uncharacterized protein (related to Symplekin), whose protein sequence is MAAPANTDALGLLSAALNSSDKQDEARHLSELHNLLKLQPGNIPILLPSLISLLPKASTSLRTWIAQVMDLAFCRPALSQDTKATLAVHAPEAILLLIKDRDPRLAKIAAQCFASMYPVLFRLVCNDRAKSNLWQTVQAIKAQVVHLFDHGSQGAKLAVIKCYQRIVQTQSRASSDPRAQLRNDVSLSSVPTSHPFLNAASLEEEGNRLFAQIVTLIFTSDVTDLIMASVNSLAILAKARPQLGSVILRAMTTWTPASLTNLSHTQIRNVEKTVRVFYLHCRRFQLAGPEATAIQKALETQQRRMEEGAKAYQAQKEAEAKRKREQIDGELEDTKRIKLEHHQQGQAEASAFASASQQNHPAAGEAFRYASVKTTGGVERNPLAAFDVQTLPLALVIDLIIANLQALSDHDLQTAIANMRANLPPDAFASLQPIQSSAGQTQMPPPPGPAPGPAPGPPPRPPPTNTVPTIANGDGTTAYVKTETNPEDSTSLDAAKDIVQDPLQMDMAEAEEDLEALEASGRERKHRRGAQTAEEDEEEEEEEGEGEGEEGEEGDELSLAVIENFALAPPEYLSLSESDTLIKDTIARICDFGSSASSALDASPAVQSEAASQALWSSLVIRLATRGFAEPPYPDMESSMQPQPKIVGGLEPTRTLSAQADIIRTLMLEFAKADFARRTRFVVSWMAEEWFCDRVHRKQAASAGIASKDQYPIWLEKLVQAWIPTIDAKDRSLAKFLADLPEIPPTVLDLVAALSKDKVKMVAGMSTLQDICISRPALRDQSAQKLLQLTRTSDRSTRARAIIAIKQCAVANTTLEATILAFARSNLDVLIETPQPAEAAETEEEQAEGKTTTDANGANGYIKPDEDASKSTLADVAQEEEQPESTHPTNTEDVLRFVELPFSLCTKIPDMLDEIFLAYPRTPRFVQQAIETHIVQLIRALGPSHPRLVTLLRNFPAGADSLALCILKTLTEKSRTPAIVELVKELVDSRDVDPRFLVPIMADLDKAEIMKRLPRVVTILASRAPEDRALIKSVFQSIVQMPPQGFGSVSSNLPRVRSTELLTPVELMGLLHNSEREIGLKNTVAAIQICFSMTDVYRSEVLAAVLNQIAEEPSLPMLFMRTVIMAVSTYKSLSGYVARNLLSRLITKKIWLNGPLWDGFILCAKQTAPSSFGALIQLPREQLREVVGRQPELRTGLVEYLTGKAGGNRARLASFMDMLGPEPGSADADAAAAREDPRDPSA